DNA sequence from the Glycine soja cultivar W05 chromosome 18, ASM419377v2, whole genome shotgun sequence genome:
GATGAAAGCTTACACTTGGTAAGTGCCTAGATAGAGGAAAATACACAGAAAAGATTatgaaataaaagtaattatatCATAGCAAGAATTTACCTGATGAATCAGAACAGTGGAAGGTGTCATTCCAGGCACAGTATTTACCTCTATAATCAAAACCTACGAACATTGAAAGTTATCTAGGAATAAGATGATGACAAGTCACTGAAACACAATTCCTGTATGAGAAAGGACtacgtgatttttttttttaatttcaaagagTTGATGGTAACATTCTATTAAGCACAGACTCTCAATAAACTGCTATGCACTTAAACAAGGATGTATAGATTAGACAGTCTAGTCAGCATTCTAGCAGATCAGCATATTTTAGCTGAAAAAAGGGGGGAATGGTTGACAACAAaagtaattttcatttcaaattttccACCTCTCCATTTTCTAGCTATTACAAAAGGAATAGCAAGTTTCAGGTTGAATCCATATTGCAAAAATTGTAACATTAACTTCAAAGAGACAACttaaaaaacaaggaaaaagagAATGGACATGGCATATTCCAACAAGGAATTCAACAAACCTCTCCACTGTCAACATTTACAAATGCATCAATACGTGAAAATCCTTCCAATTGTAGAGTGTTTGCAATCAGTTCAATGTGCTGTTTACATCTCTTCAAAGCATTCTCACtataaagagaagagaagaaaagataactgtcattcaaaatcaattcaaaGAAAACTACAAAGAATTGAGTAGAAATAAGTAGGTGAACACAACATTGCACAGTGAAGAAACAATGATTTGTCAAACAGTATAACATTTCTGTAAACAATAATTACATGGTTGAACATGACACATATCCAACTAACTATAAATTATGAAATCTCCATTGATTTCCATAAGAAATTTCTTAACATACCTCATAATTGACAAGGGAGGCGGAGTCAGATTGATGCCAGTCCCACCTGCCAAGCAATATACAAGTATAGGAAAAAGAATGAACCATTGTGAACCGCTGCCATTATGACAAAGGTAGGAAAAGTACTAGAAAAATAGATAAGAGGCATTCACTTACACACACACTTTCCAGCCTCAAGGTCAAGGGGGTAATAACTCTCTCTAGGACACATTTGTTCCTAATCTTATCTTTCTTGTATTGTCTACTAATCAACAGTAGGTATCCTCGTAACCATTATACGTAGTTTGGATTACCTTATTATGCACATAGAATTAAAAAGCTTCACAGCACAGCCAATTATGCTCAAAGCATTTTCTTGAGTTTGATGGGCACCTAGCGATCACAAACTATTCTCAAAGCATTTCTCTGTTTCATTTACCTAGCTTGAAAATCATAAGTGTGACATTCCCATCAATCTCCCCATCATTTTGAAAGATGGATCAGAGAAACATAAACCATGCTACCCACGGTATGATTTAGTGTATGtttagtaatattatttttgggaAATAGTcgctaaatatttaaaagtttctCAGAAAGCTAGTAAAAATAAAGTGATTATATCTTTACAATAAGTTGAACCAAACACCATCCCCAATTTTCACCTCTAAAAATTGCTAACTCAGGTATTTGTCCATTTGATCTTATTGAACTTACATAATACATACAATCTAGTGCATCTTAACTCAAAACCTTCGATTCGGGCAACTCTTAATTTTAGGATTTTTGTCATAAAAACCTTAAGCTTCACAACTCCAATACTCTATAGGAGCAAGGCCACTAATTTCTATCTTTATCCTGTAGTTTCTAAGTCTTGTCCACttcaatttaaaatcaaaattactcAAACTGAGATTGATTTAAACTATATAAGCTAAGAAAACATGAGTGAATATCATGCtaatttcaattataatttgTCCTTCTATAAATAAAGATTATAGTTAAATTCTAGGAAATTCTATGGAGACCAACCTTGGAACTtctcctcaagtgacaaaatatCACCAGATTCCTTGACAGTTACACTAGGACTTAGCGAGTGCATTGATCCACGTTTTCCTATGACGCCAACAGTTATTTCTACCCATCTGCTGTGCCCTTTCCACGTGAGGCCATGGCcagttgcatcctcaaatttgGATGTCACAATTATTTCATCCGTCTCTATGAAAGGTTCAAAAATTAAGTATTCTGGAGGAGGGTTTGGCATCTCAATCATACCATGTGCCTGTACATTAATCAAAAGTACAAGAGCTGATGTAATGCATTGATGTTAATAGTATATTATACTACGGATGGACACAAGAATATTATAATTACATATCATGGCCACACCATTACATAGTCATTAGTTGGTATCATTTTTCAGCAATGCttcttctcctctctctctctatattcaCTTTAAATTCTCTCTCTGTATGTATTACAACTATATTGAATGAGAGTATTTTTAAGAGATATTCTTCAACAAAAAcgtttttaaaagttattcttCAAACCCGATAGTTTGTAGGGATTTTTCTTAACATATCTTATCTATTTCAATCTattctttttatcattatttttaaattgaatttcaatatttttttaaaagaaactatcaataataaaaaatgattttgtatcacaatataaattatttatcataaatctaaaatataattcatatatttaaaaatatttatttattatgaattttaattataatataatttatatattataaattttagttaccTAAAACATTTATCTTGTGCATTGCACGCTTAAAATAACATTTCATCAACACATGAAATCTTTTTGATGATTACATGATGCTATTCCTTATCCTATACCTTTGATAAGCTATTTGGAGGAATTCTTAGTAGACAGTCCTCCAGAGCTCTGACATATATTGCAAGGTCCTCAGAACAGCTGAATGAAAATAGAATCAGCAAGTTGTAAAACATAATTCCTCTAATCTTCTGTAAGCATATAACAATATTTGATAACCTTTAATCACTGATATCACAAAAAAGAGATACTAACAAAGTAATAAATCTACCATAGTCTTGCGACCCCAGTTGAGCATCCATCTTTTGCTGGTTTGACACATAATGTTTGGCACTGTAGCTTCCTGGTGAGGTCATGCCATGTATCACTTATGGGCTTATTAGAGAGATCATCTTTTTGCCTGACATTCTTATTTATGGTAAGAACTCCCGAATTTGCAAGCTTTTAATAACAATATTAGAATGCAAAGTCAGAGAAACGTGTCACATTGTTGGAAAACTAACAATTTCAATGATGTTTCTTATAAATACAAGAAATTTGTAGCTGACAATTGCTAATAATTCTACCTATTGGTTTGAAAATCGATGACAAAATTaaccataaatatttaacttcccATAACTCCTACACTTAAAACATTCATAACAGTAGGAATTCTAAATTGTAGCAGTAAACTCTAATAATAGATACACAGGTATATTCTTAATACAAAGTGAGAAAAGTAATGTAAGAGGAGTGTTCTTTATATTTCACATTTAAATTAGGGACACATACATGTTTTATAGCCACAGATGTTGCAACTTTGTCCATACAAATCTTCGATGCCATTGCACCAGGACCTTCAACAGAAGATGCAAGAGAGAACAGAAGACAATAcaagttaaacaaaataaataaataaacttgtttAGAGGATACCATTGTACTTAATAGTCCCACGTAAGTGCACATTATAAACAAACCTGTGTAGGGAACTCCTTCAGCATCCAGCAAAGATTGAAGTGTACCATCTTCTCCAATGCCTCCATGCACTATAAGTAACAAAAGTAAGACATTGTAAAGACACACATTTCATAAATCTGCATTCCCGGAAAGTTTATCTATACATTTAAATTGAAACAACTGTTAAAAGAATGTGCCATATTCTTCCCAGTATCACTATTAGACAAATAACGAGGGACTTATAGACCACTTTAGAATAGATTACCATATGACTATTATTGGATTTAGTGTATGGTCAACCCTAACAACTTTTTCCCCTATAACCTGCTGCGGATCTACCTTAAGAAATGCTACTTGTGATTATCTTGAAACATTACATCAAATTGATGTTTGTCAAGATGATGCACAAGGCACACTCCATGTTGATACTGATAGCTAACTAATTAACTATGCATCTccaacaatatataaaataatgaatatgaaaacattttataatatattgttaGAAACTGACATTGGCAAGTGGATCAAGTACCAGCAGCTCAAATAGATAATGGACCTACACCTAAGTTTGGGAAAGTGTAAGTGAGAGGTGCTAGAGACGTTTGGCTGAAAGCGGAAGGGAAAAAGCATGTGAGTGAGGATGTGGTTAGTTAGACATCTAAGAAAGAGAGTGGAGGTAAGGGGGAATTcagttagagagagagagaggtatgGAATGTTTTTGTGAACAAAGGAACTTTCCTATTGACAGGGGAGTGCCTCTGTAAAACATAGGCTTCGGGTGCATTTCATCTTCTGAGAATTATTCATTATTCATTTACTGTTCCATTTTTCATACTTGAATAATGTTATTCATGTTCAgattaatattgtttttgtgaCTCAATGTGAGACTATACCaagactaaaatatgtttttgattttataattaggtgaattttgttttggtcattaataaattttttctttgtactaagtctttaataaaataataattttattttttatctttgatattttaatttaatctttgatagattagcaaattttattttgggtcCCTGATAAATTTTGtccatttgttattattttttttttcaaagggactaatacaaaataaacaaaatttatgaggaataaaaaataaaattgttttattagaaactcaatttaaaaaagaaatttattagaaaacaaatataaaatttagatatttattaagaatcaaaaacatattttagccaaAATACAATCACTTGAAAGCTCTTTTTTCGCTGTCAATACCTGCAATAAAAATTGTTGCTTGGACTTCCTTGGCTAGCTTGATCCACTGCCTTAACGAAAATTTTGCAGGCAGATCATCAGCAATATCAAACCCAGTAAACCAATTGTGGTCCTTCAAACCCTCCATAAGATCGTTCATTACTTTCTTCCGTAGGTCAGATGTTATTGCAGCCCGTTCTGGCTCAATTGCTTCCATGCATGCATCCAGTACCTCCTCAGTAGTATGTCTTAGCACAAGAGAATAACTGCGCACGAATaattacaatataattatttcattCAAACTACATTATGAAGAGGTCACACACTCACATGCATGAATCACACAACTCAAATATTACTGATCATGGATTGAGTGCCTAAAAGCAAAAGCTAATAGTTGGAAGCCTAGGAATAGTTTTATATCAGTCTAACAACCATAAAATAAACAAGTTGTTCCTATAtgcatatttcaaaattaaggaCAAATACTTACGGTAATGACAAAACTATTCTATTCATTACATCATCAGCCTTTTTTCCGATATCAACGCTAGATGCACACTCACTTGTAGGGGAAAGCAAACATGGAGTTACCTCAAGCTGTAAGAACAGATTTTAGTCTCTTACATATCATACGTATGGCATTAGTCTTTTAAAGTAGCAAATGCAATAAGTTTATAGAATATATACAACAGTTTTTACTTCTAAGTCATAGGTATAAGCCCTATATTatcttgaaaattataaattagctgctaaaaaataaagcaaattaAATAAAGCATTTATGAAAAAGCTTCTATTCTAAAATAACCCCTACTCcacttaaaaatcaataaattaagcGAACCTGGATAAGTGCAAAAGTGTCAAATTAATgcttacacattttttttaaaaaaaaattgtaaaaataagaACATTAATATTAAAGTTAAACGATACAATTAAACTTCAGCAGATAGGTTACCAAAGCATTATTTACAGTAACTTTAAAGTCTTCCTGATTGTGGACACTTACATCATGGAAGGCTAGCAAATTGAGCCAGACATTTGTACCACTCATAAGAGATACTTGCCGTTCTGATGTGTTACCTCCAAAAATGACAAACACTTTTCGAGTTCCTTCatggcgagaaaatgacttgcTTTGTTGTAAGGATTTTGACCTGCTTGGAAGCTGACCTGATATACCACTAACTGAAGCAAGATTTGGAAATCGCAAGCAAGCATGGTGAATAATGCTTCTAAGGATGTTTGTATGAGAAaaaccaacctgaataacataTATAGCATTTTTCAAGTAGTGAATGATAAGAATTATCCatgcataaataagaaaaacaaaaataatcaacTTTATCATCTGGAAGTGATTTAACTGGTTGGTGTCATGTTTGTAGAACATCATGCTTTCAACATACAAGATAGCTTTACAGAACATTTAGTCAGCTAGAGATAAAGAAGACATCAGCCCACTTCTGAAAAAGGGTATTTGGACTTCAAGATACATTTATGTAACATTAGGTAGCTTCATTATAATCCCCATAAAAGGAAATAAGCAACTTGTTATGTCATAGAAACGTACTAAGatgaaaacaacaacaaactcCTTCCCTCTAGGTGACATACTGAGATCAATTACATAAATCACATGATGCCATTGAGCTTGGTTAAAAACCAAATTAGATTCCTTTTGATGATTTTCTACAATGGTTTTCTTAGCCTCCCTGTACTTTTTATAGGGTTAAAAACCATGCAATCTACTGAGTTCACTAGTGCATCCAATGACCTTTGCATGTGCCCAAATTACTTTAATCGATTGTTTGTAATCTATTCCTTAATATTTGTCATGCCAATATCTCCTCATATACaatcattttgtattttttcgttttttttgttaaaacatatcCATATTAACATTCTAACCAAACCAACAACTAACATTTTTCGATAAAAAAATTTTCAactattttcacttttttttctcttattgtcCCTTTAAAGCTCAACATTCACTATGATGAAGTATAACTGGTTGTATAACAGTATGATAAAAGTTTCCTTTGAAGTTTGTAAGTACATTATGGTGCATAAAACCCCTAATGCCTTTCTTCATTTGACACACTAAGAAGAAAAGgtcaatttaaaagaaaataagaaattaccTTAGAAGCTTGCTGAAATAGAAAACTGGTTTGTTCCATACCACTTATCTGAAACAAGCAATGACTTTAACATTCAGCACACTAGTGAACAAGAAACATTAGTAGTAAAACTGCTAAAGATATTATCCGTATTCTTTCCAAGGAAGAAAATCATCTCACCAGGTTAATGTCAGTGAATATTATGGTACCAGATTCAGTCCTTCCAAACTCACTTTCTGGTGATGGTGACAATTTGGAACTTGAATTTGGCAAAAACCATCCATCAATTCGTGCAAAATCTTGCAGGCAAAGCTGTTGAAATAACAGAGATGCTCCTTTGCGAATATTTTCAATTACATCCAAAGGAAACCGTGGTGGAGTGTGATAAGCAACCTGCAGATAATATATGCttcattttattagaaaaacACTAGCCAGCATTGGTGAAAGCCTGAaacaaaatactaaataaacTGAAGGAAAAAGTCACATGCTGCACTATTTTTAAGATCAGCAAGCATGTGCAGTATATCTTGAGTGCATATAAACAGATTCACCCTACTACTAGTACTGACCTGTTGGGTTGGAAGGTACTTCCTGCGGTAATTAAATATTGCGTCATTTTCTTTCACATCATTTGCACCACGGAATTGAAGCTCCACCTGTTCATATAAATTACTCTATCACTGCTGAGTACGAAATATTTAATGGGCATGTTCAAATTGTTacaaatttctaaaatattcttaaatataatatgtatgaaaatagtagaatatcctaaaattatagtgtgtatgaatatggtagaacaatctagaactataatgtgtatgaatatggtagaacaatctagaactataagtgcatgtataagatagaagaatctagaactatcatgatactaatttatcatgaaaactctagaaagacctaaagtaatgtagaaacattcaccaccattgagaggttggtgacttgagcctataaatagacaattggtatgttgtaattgatcatccaagaaatcaatgacatagtcttctttctaaaacaattctctaaaactatcaactatcatctaatcaactaccaacagtggtatcagagctacgTTCGGTCATACATTGTGCGTAGTTATATTACCTACCTACCATTCCAAAATCCTCccaactacttcaaaaatttTCTTTGTACTATTAACCCactccaataatattttttctaagctATGGATAACACTACTCAATCGTCAACTATTTCTGTCCCTATCTTCAatggtgaaaattatgatttctgacgtgttaaaatggaaacatatttttcatctcaAGATTTATGGGACATAGTAGAAGAAGACTTCAATGTTCTCGCGGATACTTCAGCTCTTAATGCATctcaagaaaaataaagagaaaaattttAAGGCGTTGTTCACCTTGCAACAAGCGGTGACTGATCCAATTTTCCCAAGAATTATGGGAGTTAAGACTACCAAAGAAACGTGGAACACATTGCAGGAGGAGTTTCAAGGAAGTGTTAAGGTACGTGCCGTTAAACTTCAATCTCTAAGAAGAGATTTTGAActattgaagatgaaggagtcTGAGACAGTTAAAGATTACTATTCTAAAGTTAAGAAATAGTTAATCAAATGAGAGCTTTTGGGGAAGATATTCTTgacaagaaaattgttgagaaaattctaattacTATGTCCCAAAAGTTTGACCCAATCGTGACAATGATTGAGGAAACCAAAGATCTGTCCACTCTATCAGAGACAGAACTTGTGGGCTCTCTTGAAGCATATGAGCAAAGACTGTATAGGCATAAAAAAGATACACTTGAAAATGCATTCCAATcaagatttgaagaattacGAGCTATGCTCGAAGTCACAGAAATTTGCatcaaggaggagtgttgaaattgctacaaatttctagaatattcttaaatataatatgtatgaaaatagtagaatatcctagaactatagtgtgtatgaatatggtagaacaatctagaactataatgtgtatgaatatggtagaacaatctagaactataagtgtatatataagatagaagaatctagaactatcatgatactaatctatcatgaaaactctagaaatacctaagtaatgtagaaacattcatcaccattgagaggttggtgacttgagcctataaataggcaattgatatgttgtaattgatcatccaagaaatcaatgacatagccttctttctaaaacaattctctaaaactatcaactatcatctaatCAACTACCAACAGGGCAAAAGACAATCATGATTGCCAGGTACAAATTGCTTGAGTAATTTCACATTGACATTGGCAACCACAGAATTTGAATATACAACCAATCCTAACTACTATCACTGAATTTTCTGTCATGAGTCATGTCCAATTTATGGCCTTGAATTGCATCTCATTATACATCATATTTGCAACAGTTGAaaattcctttcattttatgtttttgaaacaGGAATTCAGTAGGGTCCAGTTTGACTCACCGGAATAAGAAGGAAAAGACTGGAATAATCATTATCTTTTGCATGTCTCATTCAGTCTAGAAAAGAATGACTAGGTAACTGATACGTGAAATTAGATAAGAACaggaaaaaatattgttaatcaGCAAAATTACAATTCAGTAGGCATGGCGGTTGTGGCAGAAGTGGAGGTAGGGTGACGACAtagtatattttatcattttagaaAAGacaatatataaagaaaattaatccAGTTTGAATGGAATGGCAATTCCATTCAATTTTAGAGGGAATAGAGAATTCCCCAACAAATGATTCCAAAGTTTTTCAAACACAGTTGTAGTccatttatgttccctttttcaTTCTCAGTTTCTCATCATGCACATTCCATTGAATCAAACAGCAACTGATACTTTCTTCTGTCTCAATATAGATACTCAGTCTCCTCTAAAATGATGTAAACAAGTAGATTTTACATTGCAGTGAATAAACAAGAAATGTCAAGGGAGAAAAGGTAAAACATACCTCAGTCGGAAGTAGTACAACAGGAAAACTATCTGAAGCAGATCCTACATCAAGGACAATGGCTGTAAACTCACTCCCACCTTCAAGATATATTTCTATTAGCACTTTATTGTCGATTCCCtatcacataaaaaaatatcaataccaAAAGTTAACATACTCCATTCCAAAACTATTGATGATTAAGAATAATACACAAAActtgaagaaatatttaatactacCCATAAGGCTGTATATATTTAATCTAAAATACCCTCATTTAATATCTATTTAAATCATGATTTAATAGCAATTGTTAAATAGGGGTAtagttggaaaaaaataattaacaacttGAAATTTGTAAAACATAAATAGTTTTGGAACAAGAAAGAAAGGCTAAAACATTGATAATTTTGGAATGGAGAGAATATATTGTAAGAGATGTATAGTTTTTTACTTAAGCCATGTTTTTGGATAAACTTTTTAATAAGCATTTATATAGGATAAGAAACTAAcaaggtaaaatgaattaaatatctCTCATAAATTAAAGATCAACTTATGTACTTCAATTTTTATAGAAGTTTTCTCATCTAACTTTTTCAAAAGTTAAgatgcataagttaattttaatttaagaaaaaagtttgattcattttactttatttttttttcttttagaagtatttatggaaaaatttattgaaacagGACCTTGATATACTTCTAGTCAAAATGTATTCCTCCTTAGTTTTCTCCATAATCATTCTCCTTGATTTTTCCATATATTCATATTATATACAATAATAATTGCGTCTGCATCTTAAATGAAAGTTGTCACATTATAAAAGTTTTTGGTCCCATTCAAGTgacaaatatattgaaaaatacCTCAGACATAATTTCATTGGCTTTTACAAGAGAATCATTCACACCATATGCAACTCTAACACCAATGCTTGACCCTCCTCTTGTTGGTTTTACCTGAagcatcaaattttataacatcAATAAGCATAAAAAACTCCCTCACAATGAATTAACATCGAAACTCTAATGACAGAACTAAATCAAGTTCCTTACCACAACTTTCCCTGAGTCAGGGTCCAGCTGGTGCTTTTCAAACCATTCTGATAGTTCTGATTTCTTTGTTTCATACCCCTAGTtgatatcatattaaaaaatagtgcGTAAATAAGAACATCTGGATGAATAGATTTTAATGACAGAAaacacttcaaaaaaaaattaaattgggaTGACATCtaacaccaaaaaaatatagatgAACATTAAGAATGCAGCATCCACTTATCTAACAATAGCACATACAGACTTTTGTAACGCATAAATAGATATCATTACAAGGTGAATCAATAGCCTGCTTAGAACAACTTACAATACCTGAACTAAGAAACTGGGTACTGTTATGAATCCATGCTTCCTGAGCTCCAATGATGCTTTATGCTGACAattattttaaggaaaaaaattagtgCCAGAGGGACAGTCAAAGTCAAACCTAAGTAACAAAAGATTACTAGAGAAGGAAAAGGTGATAATCTTGCTGTATGTAAAGTAAACTGAGGAAGTCTCAATTTTTAAAGTCTCCATAAAGTTT
Encoded proteins:
- the LOC114394923 gene encoding uncharacterized protein LOC114394923; protein product: MATSSLAGNCTLLRHSETQSCSLLSSPGGSSVKLFWSKKHEASTCHAARVAAVPRASAREVAVVGGGVVEKGREKGRVLKVGLICGGPSAERGISLNSARSVLDHLQGDDLHVSCYYIDCNLNAFAISSAQVYSNTPADFDFKLESLAQSFQTLSDLAKHLATAVDIVFPVIHGQFGEDGGIQELLEKYNVPFVGTGSKECCQAFDKHKASLELRKHGFITVPSFLVQGYETKKSELSEWFEKHQLDPDSGKVVVKPTRGGSSIGVRVAYGVNDSLVKANEIMSEGIDNKVLIEIYLEGGSEFTAIVLDVGSASDSFPVVLLPTEVELQFRGANDVKENDAIFNYRRKYLPTQQVAYHTPPRFPLDVIENIRKGASLLFQQLCLQDFARIDGWFLPNSSSKLSPSPESEFGRTESGTIIFTDINLISGMEQTSFLFQQASKVGFSHTNILRSIIHHACLRFPNLASVSGISGQLPSRSKSLQQSKSFSRHEGTRKVFVIFGGNTSERQVSLMSGTNVWLNLLAFHDLEVTPCLLSPTSECASSVDIGKKADDVMNRIVLSLPYSLVLRHTTEEVLDACMEAIEPERAAITSDLRKKVMNDLMEGLKDHNWFTGFDIADDLPAKFSLRQWIKLAKEVQATIFIAVHGGIGEDGTLQSLLDAEGVPYTGPGAMASKICMDKVATSVAIKHLANSGVLTINKNVRQKDDLSNKPISDTWHDLTRKLQCQTLCVKPAKDGCSTGVARLCCSEDLAIYVRALEDCLLRIPPNSLSKAHGMIEMPNPPPEYLIFEPFIETDEIIVTSKFEDATGHGLTWKGHSRWVEITVGVIGKRGSMHSLSPSVTVKESGDILSLEEKFQGGTGINLTPPPLSIMSENALKRCKQHIELIANTLQLEGFSRIDAFVNVDSGEVLIIEVNTVPGMTPSTVLIHQALVEQPPLYPHQFFRKLLDLASERSM